Part of the Terriglobia bacterium genome, CTGTACCACGTGACGCTCAATACGACCCTGCGGAACCCGCCCCTCAGGCGCTCGCCCGACGGCCGGCGGTTCCGTCCGTCTCTCCCGCTGGACCTGCACTATCTCCTGACCCCGTGGGCGGCCGACGCCGAGAGGCAACAGCGCATGCTGGGGTGGGCGGCGCGTTTCATGGAGGACAATACCTCGCTGCCCGCCTTCGTGATCAACCGGTACGCGGACGCCGACGATGTCTTCCCCCCGGGGGACACCATCGAGCTTGCTTGCGAGTCCCTTGCGCTCTCCGATTTCCTGGGACTCTGGGACAAGCTCGGACCCGGGCTCGAGACGTCGATCGCCTACGTCGCCCGCGCGATCCAGATCGATTCCGAGGTGGAATTGTCGGACGCGGATCGCGCTCGAGCCGGCGGTGGCCCGGGCCCGGCGCCCTGAGCTGGAGGACCCGTCCATGCCCTTTTCACGTTTCCCGCTCCACGCCGCCCTGCTGAAGGGCGTGAAGGACCTCGGCTTCACGAGACCGACGCCGATTCAGGAGCAGGCGAT contains:
- a CDS encoding DUF4255 domain-containing protein; the protein is MATHRAIAALSRAILGLMKERYAEAESASAEFKLYQAKDFGSPMSEGFSLFLYHVTLNTTLRNPPLRRSPDGRRFRPSLPLDLHYLLTPWAADAERQQRMLGWAARFMEDNTSLPAFVINRYADADDVFPPGDTIELACESLALSDFLGLWDKLGPGLETSIAYVARAIQIDSEVELSDADRARAGGGPGPAP